The following coding sequences lie in one Rhodohalobacter barkolensis genomic window:
- a CDS encoding shikimate kinase: MLENLLSQPLFLCGMMGSGKSTIGKALAHKLSVPYHDLDDIIEQESSLTIPEIFNQKGEDAFRQLEQELIIRISQTAEGIFSLGGGALQNQQVTDHVKLQGWLVFIECSADTLYSRLKNSSDRPMIANLNEQELKKKIQSLLNQRLPYYKQAHFSIKNDQDSVDDTINELIKKLKFYEQKY; the protein is encoded by the coding sequence ATGTTAGAAAACTTACTATCTCAACCACTTTTCCTATGTGGCATGATGGGATCAGGGAAATCTACGATTGGGAAAGCTCTTGCTCATAAACTTTCTGTGCCCTATCACGATCTTGACGATATTATTGAGCAGGAAAGCAGTTTAACTATTCCAGAGATATTTAACCAAAAAGGTGAAGATGCTTTTAGGCAGCTTGAACAAGAGCTTATTATTCGTATATCTCAAACCGCAGAAGGTATCTTCTCTCTTGGCGGAGGTGCTTTACAAAACCAGCAAGTTACGGATCACGTTAAATTACAGGGATGGCTTGTTTTTATAGAGTGTAGTGCAGATACACTCTATAGTCGATTAAAGAACAGTTCTGATCGTCCGATGATTGCGAACCTAAATGAACAGGAGCTGAAAAAGAAAATCCAATCCCTCCTGAATCAAAGACTACCCTACTATAAACAGGCACATTTCAGTATAAAAAATGACCAGGACAGTGTTGATGACACAATTAATGAGTTGATTAAAAAGTTAAAGTTCTATGAGCAAAAGTATTGA
- a CDS encoding NFACT RNA binding domain-containing protein, translating into MNNFYALIYLTEELKPKFLGREFEFSYSPHKDVWEGYFSSENQSDRLIFSSNPSETAFFSDKYRGAKKANVTEFFERLKNQKILTLNLADGDRILTIHFENDLKLIFQLFGNKPNVFLIDDGIIVESFKGSDGILGQPEPKPRPPKKKTFPDKELSAKRTILHFYPAFPRHLVQPVIDHYDLDNKEMNEVKSVADEIVDAMLNRAEFRILKDGNLCLIPNDLLPIENIETFDNVNDAIRFAYYKTSRERRLSSRIQTFKPKLEETLKRNESTIEQLEDAEKGFERAEKYEEFGHLLMSHAHEKVDEGTEFITVQNFYDDNEPVEIPLKPNLNIAENAQRYYDKSAKAIRSVEESKNRLKKLKQETKKLKSIIRSFNEIEKIYEFDDWYKENEEELKKLGVLSKAKQVTSLPYKRTTVDGYEVWIGKNAKSNDRLTTDAHKEDIWLHARGVGGSHVVIRMNNQKEMPPKHVILKAASIAAWHSKAKGSKLAPVIVTKRKYVTKPKGSATGAVRVQREDVEMVKPQKDF; encoded by the coding sequence ATGAATAACTTTTACGCTTTAATATATCTAACAGAAGAGTTAAAACCCAAATTTTTGGGTCGGGAATTTGAGTTCAGCTACTCTCCTCACAAAGATGTGTGGGAAGGTTATTTCAGTTCAGAAAATCAATCCGATCGATTAATATTTAGTTCTAATCCCTCAGAAACAGCATTTTTTTCTGATAAATACCGGGGAGCAAAAAAAGCCAACGTCACAGAATTTTTTGAGAGGCTAAAAAATCAGAAAATTTTAACGCTTAATTTGGCTGATGGGGATAGAATTCTCACCATCCATTTTGAAAACGATCTCAAATTGATTTTCCAGCTATTTGGCAACAAACCCAATGTCTTCTTAATTGATGATGGCATTATTGTTGAATCATTTAAAGGCAGTGATGGGATTCTCGGACAACCTGAACCAAAACCGCGCCCACCAAAAAAGAAAACCTTTCCGGATAAAGAGCTGTCTGCCAAACGAACCATACTCCATTTTTATCCCGCATTTCCACGCCATTTGGTTCAGCCCGTTATTGATCACTATGACCTTGATAATAAAGAGATGAATGAGGTTAAGAGTGTGGCAGATGAGATTGTTGATGCCATGTTAAACCGAGCAGAATTCAGAATATTGAAGGACGGCAATCTTTGTCTTATTCCTAATGACCTGCTGCCAATTGAAAATATTGAAACGTTTGATAATGTAAACGATGCCATCAGGTTTGCTTACTACAAAACATCCCGCGAACGAAGGCTCTCTTCCCGAATACAAACATTTAAGCCTAAGCTGGAGGAGACACTCAAACGTAATGAATCTACAATCGAACAGCTGGAGGATGCCGAGAAAGGATTTGAAAGAGCGGAAAAATATGAGGAGTTCGGTCACCTGCTGATGTCGCATGCCCATGAAAAAGTGGATGAGGGAACAGAATTCATTACTGTTCAAAATTTTTACGACGACAACGAACCCGTCGAAATTCCATTAAAACCGAATCTAAACATTGCAGAAAACGCACAGCGTTATTACGATAAATCAGCCAAAGCAATCCGAAGTGTTGAGGAATCTAAAAACAGGCTCAAAAAGCTGAAACAAGAGACCAAAAAGCTAAAATCGATCATCCGTTCATTCAATGAAATTGAAAAAATTTATGAGTTTGACGACTGGTATAAAGAGAACGAGGAGGAACTGAAAAAACTCGGAGTACTGTCTAAAGCCAAGCAAGTCACCTCACTTCCCTACAAGCGAACAACCGTTGATGGCTACGAGGTATGGATTGGTAAAAATGCGAAGAGCAACGATCGCCTAACTACGGATGCCCATAAAGAGGATATTTGGTTGCACGCACGCGGTGTAGGAGGTTCACATGTTGTGATTCGTATGAACAACCAGAAAGAGATGCCGCCTAAACATGTTATTTTAAAAGCCGCTTCCATTGCTGCATGGCATTCGAAAGCTAAGGGCAGTAAATTAGCTCCGGTAATCGTTACTAAGCGAAAATACGTTACAAAGCCTAAAGGTTCGGCAACCGGTGCAGTCAGGGTTCAGCGTGAGGATGTTGAAATGGTAAAACCACAAAAAGATTTTTAA
- the aroB gene encoding 3-dehydroquinate synthase: MSKSIEVKTSQKNYTVLVGSDIFEDQIKEVADSFNGDNLFVLVDENVEKYHSDLINKSFEETGKNFFLMTVPEGEKSKSVSFWNTCIEFLLENGVRRNTPVFVIGGGVTGDVGGFAAASALRGVPLIHVPTTVLAMVDSSIGGKTGVNHSTGKNLIGAFYQPYKVIADISFLNTLPRDEWTNGLSEILKYGAIEQVDIFDKAEIFLQHKIEEISKDKLIDLITDCIQIKADIVEKDEFEGNIRAYLNFGHTFAHALEKECSYQSISHGEAVYLGMLAAIELSNHFGAKLNPDKLLKFRSLYHYRVSKEELSLEDLTDHMKFDKKRTSQYIRFVLLDEWQSPILKEVRSDDVIHQAWKVALDEL, from the coding sequence ATGAGCAAAAGTATTGAGGTTAAAACTTCACAAAAGAATTATACAGTATTAGTAGGAAGTGACATATTTGAGGATCAGATTAAAGAGGTCGCCGATTCCTTTAACGGTGATAATCTCTTTGTACTGGTTGATGAAAATGTAGAAAAATATCACTCAGACCTCATCAACAAATCCTTTGAAGAAACAGGTAAAAACTTCTTCCTGATGACTGTTCCCGAGGGTGAAAAAAGCAAATCTGTCTCTTTTTGGAACACCTGTATTGAATTCCTATTGGAGAATGGTGTTCGGCGGAACACACCCGTTTTTGTGATCGGCGGCGGTGTAACCGGAGATGTAGGTGGATTCGCGGCTGCTTCTGCCCTTCGTGGTGTGCCATTGATTCACGTCCCGACAACTGTATTAGCCATGGTAGACAGTTCCATTGGAGGAAAGACCGGTGTCAATCATTCAACCGGAAAAAATTTAATCGGGGCTTTCTACCAGCCATACAAAGTAATTGCTGATATCTCCTTCCTGAATACTCTTCCGCGAGATGAATGGACGAACGGACTCAGTGAAATATTGAAATATGGTGCCATTGAACAAGTTGATATTTTTGATAAGGCAGAAATTTTTCTCCAACATAAAATTGAAGAAATCAGCAAAGACAAGCTCATTGATTTGATCACGGACTGTATTCAGATCAAAGCTGATATTGTGGAAAAGGATGAATTTGAGGGGAATATCCGGGCCTATTTAAATTTTGGACATACATTTGCTCACGCACTCGAAAAGGAATGTAGTTATCAATCGATCAGCCATGGAGAAGCTGTATACTTAGGCATGTTGGCTGCTATTGAGCTTTCTAACCACTTTGGCGCAAAATTAAACCCTGATAAACTCCTTAAATTTCGGTCTTTATATCATTACAGAGTTTCAAAAGAAGAGTTATCTTTAGAAGATTTGACAGACCACATGAAATTCGACAAAAAACGTACCAGTCAGTACATTCGTTTCGTTTTACTTGATGAATGGCAGTCTCCCATTCTGAAGGAAGTCCGGTCAGACGATGTCATTCATCAAGCTTGGAAAGTCGCATTAGACGAACTTTGA
- a CDS encoding translocation/assembly module TamB domain-containing protein, with amino-acid sequence MIYRWIYNIWRFFLISVSIAAGLILSLLLVVIGVIQLPQSKDYLKTEIENTFNEQFEGTLNISSIDGFLPFQINFRGGQFFAAGDISQPAISFENANVAVNWWDLLQKNLSIESFELHEPAIQISQNDDGLNIAQIFIQRPRDEDRESEDDQAPFYEDVRIFDEIDLFAPRLSIINGSLLTSAGVEIPDELHLPTPLNIQHLNTDLFLEITESQLFADISNFSAVLPDTPYQWVRIEGQFYNNDRFFEVNGLNISTAESNLDLSFEAQPVSIFRQSSTIADQLRDAEYQITVNTSTFSNDFATLFVPQVPDLDEDFSLELQAEGTAEELWIDRFQASFGESAIIATANLNNILSSELSYDAQIENIVLQPDQLQWVSDNYINQFDTQLYQNAIIRGDIYGNMQETTTDFSLETEAGSMMVDLFLNHREDSGYELLAELDSLNISPILKDSVSTSMLNGRIALSGSGFDQNAAFTSSADLSGSVYKDYDFQQIMGEFDYADRQLSYSLRAEDQNGSIEVNGKYNPTVEYPNFTAEGSVQNLNFATYTDYFQDGESDFNATFSANVRGNTLDTVHGRISVEVDESVIGPDTLRAHQLYADLSAPDQQPRVLRFTSSFFDGEIEGTIAPSTIRNLGFYWGNYLQDRIRREVLFDREFTLADFKLTDGEFEYPELDLSLQLSVKDLNLLRHYLPELPEMESRARLTASLNASEENLLMSGTLFEENFQAGDISAQNLNTSVSAEFNHGESIRDFGNLDLQINSGEVNWDEMTFYDSYLNFSMRNDSLQLQQQFVLDDNLEFQSSLTGALSEGMFEVIINNLQIGSPQYNWRSEGESQLIYTDDKKLTFNDVRLTSDEDLLAINGVFSEAFEDSVDFKIDNFDLSRISDLIGGRITFSGILNGEFITRSLTQIPSIQGEINVDEVRVNERLIGDMELISEFNSEEERFDTSVRVSTDPDKYSNYLSQNDNIGQDLRLDGYFRVPNEMTSTDEELYYFDADLREIDLWILTFIVPNIIEEMEGAAQGTGFISGTRSDFDFNSDFSVDEAVGTPFFTNVEYQLEGGVNFNKSDGLTFNEVLLTDHRGGEGTLTGTVDLNDFQPGTFMDLTIDLNNLQFMNNPYDPDIPFYGSLYGTGQAQISGSNTSPFLRTNGTVSLSSDSRISIPLEEETEFEQDRRFIQFVDTFDLSVLAENIRRQAEEDEENGSTPEELTFVELFTMDVQFEADDPINVQLIFDPVTNEILNADGTGQVRILLQDQDVSMFGRFNIQSGDYQFVSGDIFTRRFTLQEGGAISWQGDLVDAGLDVTAVYRARPVISTLLSSNAASFSPESGQRIPIELVLQIGGTITQVENDFFFRVPTGIEGTMDPTLSSQINNLNQNEEEKLIQATSILLSGNFIPSSQAQGLSLGEGFSGTAAVVNPLLSSQVINPLLSNQINSLLRSDITFDIDLNLTAFNEVDLGVALRLFDDRVVLRREGQITGEQSDIGDLGATYRINRTFSLTAFHRQDPTLSYTSNVDTRQTQEMNGVGLEAQVQFNTWQQFKHRITNAFRGIFGLNKRDEESESSDDNDDNSVDGNNE; translated from the coding sequence TTGATTTATCGATGGATATATAACATTTGGAGATTTTTCTTAATCTCCGTTTCCATAGCTGCAGGGCTTATTCTCTCTCTTCTGTTAGTGGTTATTGGTGTAATTCAACTCCCTCAATCAAAAGATTATCTTAAAACTGAAATTGAAAACACCTTCAATGAACAGTTTGAGGGCACTCTCAATATAAGCTCCATTGATGGATTTTTGCCTTTCCAAATCAATTTTAGAGGAGGGCAATTTTTTGCAGCCGGAGATATTTCTCAACCTGCAATTTCTTTCGAAAACGCCAATGTAGCCGTTAACTGGTGGGACCTTCTTCAAAAAAACCTATCTATAGAGTCCTTTGAACTGCACGAACCTGCAATCCAAATTTCTCAAAATGATGATGGGTTGAATATCGCCCAAATATTTATTCAGCGGCCAAGGGATGAAGACCGGGAATCTGAGGATGATCAAGCGCCATTTTATGAAGATGTCAGGATTTTTGATGAGATAGATCTTTTCGCACCAAGACTTTCTATAATTAACGGGTCTCTTCTCACGTCAGCTGGTGTGGAAATTCCGGATGAATTACATCTGCCCACTCCGTTAAATATTCAGCATTTGAACACAGATCTTTTTCTTGAGATTACTGAATCGCAGCTATTTGCAGATATTTCAAATTTCAGTGCAGTATTGCCGGATACACCATATCAATGGGTTCGAATTGAAGGCCAGTTTTATAACAATGATCGCTTTTTTGAAGTAAATGGCTTGAATATCAGTACTGCTGAAAGTAATCTGGATCTTAGTTTTGAAGCACAGCCGGTTTCAATCTTCAGACAAAGCAGTACCATAGCTGACCAACTAAGAGATGCTGAGTATCAGATTACCGTAAACACAAGTACCTTTTCAAACGACTTTGCAACACTATTTGTCCCTCAGGTCCCGGATCTGGATGAAGATTTCAGTTTAGAACTTCAGGCAGAAGGTACCGCAGAAGAGCTATGGATAGATCGTTTTCAAGCCTCATTTGGTGAATCTGCTATCATCGCTACGGCAAACCTGAATAATATCTTATCATCGGAGCTCAGTTATGACGCACAAATTGAAAATATTGTGCTACAACCCGACCAGCTTCAATGGGTTTCTGACAACTACATAAATCAGTTTGATACACAACTTTACCAAAATGCCATCATACGAGGTGACATTTATGGGAATATGCAGGAAACCACTACAGACTTTTCCCTGGAAACCGAGGCCGGTTCAATGATGGTTGATCTGTTTTTAAATCACCGGGAAGATTCAGGTTATGAACTGCTCGCTGAACTCGATTCATTGAATATCTCCCCTATCCTTAAAGATTCCGTTTCAACATCTATGCTCAATGGCCGGATCGCCCTGTCGGGAAGTGGTTTTGATCAAAATGCCGCATTTACATCCTCAGCCGACCTTTCAGGAAGCGTATATAAGGACTATGATTTTCAACAAATTATGGGCGAGTTCGATTATGCCGACCGGCAACTTTCCTATTCGTTGCGAGCTGAAGATCAAAACGGCTCAATTGAGGTAAATGGCAAATATAATCCGACGGTTGAATATCCGAATTTCACTGCAGAAGGCAGTGTACAGAATCTGAATTTCGCAACCTATACCGACTACTTTCAAGATGGAGAATCGGATTTTAATGCTACTTTTTCGGCCAATGTGAGGGGTAATACACTCGATACTGTCCATGGCCGAATCAGTGTTGAGGTTGATGAATCCGTCATCGGTCCCGATACACTACGCGCTCATCAACTGTACGCAGATCTGAGTGCTCCCGATCAGCAGCCAAGAGTTCTTCGATTTACCAGTTCCTTTTTTGATGGTGAAATTGAGGGTACCATTGCCCCTTCCACCATCCGCAACCTGGGATTCTATTGGGGAAACTATTTGCAAGATCGTATTCGCCGGGAAGTCCTTTTTGATCGCGAGTTTACACTGGCAGATTTCAAACTTACTGACGGAGAGTTTGAATATCCCGAACTTGATCTATCCCTCCAGCTTTCTGTAAAAGATCTGAACCTGCTGCGGCACTATTTACCTGAACTGCCGGAAATGGAGAGTCGTGCTCGATTAACAGCATCGTTAAATGCATCCGAAGAAAATCTGTTGATGTCGGGAACACTTTTTGAAGAGAACTTCCAGGCCGGAGACATTTCAGCACAAAATCTTAATACATCGGTATCGGCTGAGTTTAATCATGGTGAATCTATCAGAGATTTTGGGAATTTGGACCTTCAGATCAATAGTGGAGAAGTAAACTGGGATGAGATGACCTTCTACGACAGTTATCTCAATTTTTCAATGCGGAATGACTCACTACAGCTTCAACAGCAGTTTGTTCTTGATGACAATCTTGAATTTCAATCTTCTCTAACCGGTGCACTGAGCGAGGGAATGTTTGAAGTGATTATTAATAATCTTCAAATTGGATCTCCTCAATATAATTGGCGTTCTGAAGGTGAGTCCCAGTTAATTTACACGGATGATAAAAAGCTCACATTTAATGATGTGCGGCTTACAAGTGATGAGGACCTCCTGGCTATTAACGGAGTATTCAGCGAGGCGTTTGAAGACTCTGTAGATTTTAAAATTGATAACTTTGATCTGTCCCGGATTTCTGATCTGATTGGCGGACGCATCACATTTTCAGGTATTTTGAACGGTGAATTTATTACCAGATCTCTGACCCAAATTCCCAGTATACAAGGCGAAATAAATGTTGATGAAGTTCGCGTCAACGAGCGTCTTATTGGAGACATGGAATTGATCAGTGAATTTAACTCCGAAGAAGAAAGATTCGATACAAGTGTTCGAGTCTCTACAGATCCTGATAAATATTCGAACTATTTAAGCCAGAATGATAATATTGGGCAAGATCTCAGGCTGGATGGATACTTTAGAGTTCCCAATGAGATGACATCTACCGACGAAGAACTTTACTATTTTGATGCCGACCTGAGGGAGATTGATCTCTGGATTTTAACTTTTATAGTCCCCAATATTATTGAAGAAATGGAAGGGGCAGCACAAGGAACAGGCTTTATATCCGGCACTCGTTCAGATTTTGATTTTAATTCAGACTTCAGTGTAGATGAAGCCGTTGGGACACCTTTTTTCACCAATGTTGAATATCAACTGGAAGGCGGTGTTAATTTCAACAAATCTGATGGACTTACTTTCAATGAAGTTCTCCTTACCGATCACAGAGGAGGAGAAGGTACATTAACGGGGACGGTGGATTTGAATGACTTTCAGCCGGGGACATTCATGGATTTGACAATTGATCTGAATAATCTGCAATTCATGAATAATCCTTATGATCCAGACATTCCTTTTTATGGTAGTTTATACGGAACCGGACAGGCTCAAATCAGCGGGTCAAATACGAGTCCCTTCTTACGCACAAATGGAACCGTTTCTCTTTCCTCAGATTCAAGAATTTCAATTCCCCTGGAAGAAGAAACCGAATTTGAACAAGACAGACGTTTTATACAGTTTGTAGATACGTTCGATCTTTCTGTTTTGGCCGAAAATATACGCAGACAGGCAGAGGAAGATGAAGAAAACGGATCTACTCCTGAAGAGCTTACTTTTGTGGAATTATTCACAATGGACGTTCAGTTCGAAGCCGATGACCCAATCAATGTGCAGCTTATTTTTGATCCCGTAACAAACGAAATTCTGAATGCAGATGGCACAGGCCAGGTCCGTATTCTGCTTCAGGATCAGGATGTGAGTATGTTTGGGAGATTCAATATTCAGAGCGGAGATTATCAATTTGTAAGTGGAGATATCTTTACGCGCCGTTTTACACTTCAGGAAGGTGGAGCTATCAGCTGGCAGGGAGATCTCGTTGATGCAGGACTGGACGTAACTGCTGTTTACCGTGCCCGGCCGGTCATTTCTACCCTGCTTTCTTCAAATGCAGCATCTTTTTCTCCGGAAAGCGGACAACGAATTCCAATAGAACTGGTTCTCCAAATTGGAGGTACAATTACTCAGGTTGAAAATGATTTCTTTTTCAGGGTGCCAACCGGTATCGAAGGAACCATGGACCCGACACTTTCTTCTCAGATCAACAATTTGAATCAGAATGAGGAAGAAAAATTAATACAGGCAACCAGTATACTGCTAAGTGGAAACTTTATTCCTTCAAGCCAGGCTCAGGGACTCAGTTTGGGTGAAGGATTTTCGGGTACAGCCGCTGTAGTAAATCCACTTTTATCCAGTCAGGTGATTAATCCGCTTCTCTCCAATCAAATAAACTCCCTTTTAAGAAGCGATATCACGTTTGATATTGACCTGAATTTAACGGCGTTCAATGAAGTGGACCTGGGTGTGGCTTTAAGACTGTTCGACGACCGGGTCGTGTTGCGACGTGAAGGACAAATTACCGGCGAACAGAGTGATATTGGTGATTTGGGTGCAACTTATCGAATTAATCGTACCTTCTCACTTACAGCGTTTCACCGACAGGACCCCACATTAAGCTACACAAGCAACGTTGACACACGTCAAACACAGGAAATGAATGGAGTCGGTTTAGAGGCACAAGTCCAATTCAATACGTGGCAACAGTTTAAGCATCGAATAACGAACGCTTTTAGGGGAATTTTCGGTTTAAATAAAAGGGATGAAGAATCAGAGTCTTCTGATGACAACGACGACAATTCAGTCGACGGAAATAATGAATGA
- the rnr gene encoding ribonuclease R, with amino-acid sequence MSKKDRLSSLEKRIIEILKSYPDASIPIPLLMDALSLPKKGEKKIKKAVNRLKQLDHVFVTKGNLVRLNEAVEDDDNVYTGILDVTSHGDGYVVVEGRDQDIKISQRFMSTALNGDTVKVKLTGYHKKSNKPMGKIEDVVKRADSLMVGTLKEVAKNTFLIETDPQSSRINFFVDPKDMNGANPGDKVTFRLIQWEDVRGYPQAKIQQSFGPAGSNEANVLSILAEKQFESSFPPEVEKFAEEIPDRITEDEIKRRKDMRDEVVLTIDPADAKDFDDGLSIQILNNGNYYLGVHIADVTHYMPRSTVLDDEAIERGTSVYLVDRVIPMLPEYLSNGVCSLRPHEDKLAFSCFMEIAPNGKLIDYSIEETVIHSKQRFVYEEVQEILDGKVDHQFKNELKILEKLAKTLLDKRFKQGSINFETPEPKFVLDDQGKPVDVIVKERIFAHRLIEECMLMANKTVAVHVDTLRKKVRGNKTAKSDHPFLYRVHGEPDLEKLNNIKETAKPLGIHFDLKGGISAKNINDLLKQVEDTSLENIINGLMLRSMAKAEYSPKNIGHFGLGFKHYAHFTSPIRRYPDVIVHRLLKRYSSGASEYTYDQLVELGEHCSEKERYAVEAERDSVKLKQVEFLSDRLGESFEGTISGVTENGLYVQINDIYCEGMVRVSDLNDDYYVYHPKMHCLIGRSKGKKYRLGDTINVKVTKTDLEKRQIDLTLSGN; translated from the coding sequence ATGAGTAAAAAAGACAGATTAAGTTCTTTAGAAAAGAGAATCATAGAAATTTTAAAATCGTATCCGGATGCTTCTATTCCAATACCATTGCTGATGGATGCACTTTCACTTCCTAAAAAAGGTGAAAAGAAAATCAAGAAAGCTGTTAACCGGCTCAAACAGCTTGACCACGTGTTTGTTACCAAAGGAAATTTAGTCCGCTTAAATGAAGCCGTGGAAGATGACGATAACGTATACACTGGAATTCTGGACGTTACCAGCCACGGAGACGGTTATGTAGTTGTTGAGGGAAGAGATCAGGATATCAAAATATCCCAACGATTTATGAGCACCGCCCTGAATGGTGATACCGTAAAGGTAAAACTGACCGGCTACCATAAAAAGAGTAACAAACCGATGGGGAAAATTGAGGACGTGGTAAAACGTGCCGATTCCCTTATGGTGGGTACACTGAAAGAAGTTGCCAAGAATACTTTTTTAATAGAAACAGATCCTCAATCTTCCAGAATTAACTTTTTTGTTGATCCTAAGGATATGAATGGTGCCAATCCGGGCGATAAAGTAACGTTCAGGCTTATTCAGTGGGAAGATGTTCGTGGTTACCCGCAAGCTAAAATTCAACAATCCTTCGGGCCCGCCGGTAGTAATGAGGCGAATGTTCTTTCCATTTTAGCAGAAAAACAATTTGAATCATCATTCCCGCCGGAAGTTGAAAAATTTGCTGAAGAGATTCCCGATCGTATTACTGAAGATGAGATCAAACGCCGAAAGGATATGCGGGATGAAGTGGTTTTAACCATCGACCCTGCCGATGCGAAGGATTTTGACGATGGGCTGAGCATTCAAATTTTGAACAACGGAAACTACTATCTGGGGGTTCATATAGCTGATGTTACTCACTACATGCCTCGCAGTACTGTATTAGACGATGAAGCAATTGAAAGGGGAACGAGTGTTTATTTGGTAGACCGTGTAATCCCTATGCTGCCTGAATATCTGAGTAACGGCGTATGCAGCCTTCGTCCCCACGAAGATAAGCTTGCATTCAGCTGCTTCATGGAGATTGCTCCAAATGGCAAACTGATTGATTACTCGATAGAAGAGACAGTAATCCATTCCAAACAACGATTTGTTTATGAGGAAGTACAGGAAATTTTAGACGGTAAAGTTGACCACCAGTTTAAAAATGAACTGAAAATTCTGGAGAAACTCGCAAAAACCCTTCTCGACAAACGATTCAAACAGGGCTCCATAAACTTTGAGACACCCGAACCAAAATTTGTTCTGGACGACCAGGGTAAACCTGTTGATGTAATTGTGAAGGAGCGGATTTTTGCTCATCGCTTAATCGAGGAATGTATGCTGATGGCTAACAAAACCGTTGCCGTACATGTCGATACACTCCGCAAAAAAGTGAGAGGAAATAAGACAGCAAAGAGCGACCATCCGTTCTTGTATCGTGTTCACGGCGAACCGGATTTAGAAAAGCTCAATAATATCAAGGAAACTGCAAAACCTCTCGGTATTCACTTTGATCTGAAAGGTGGTATTTCAGCCAAAAATATAAATGACTTGTTAAAGCAGGTTGAAGACACCTCTCTGGAAAATATAATCAACGGGTTAATGCTGCGATCGATGGCAAAGGCAGAGTATTCACCAAAAAATATTGGACATTTCGGCCTTGGGTTTAAACACTACGCACACTTTACAAGCCCGATACGTCGTTATCCCGATGTAATCGTTCATCGACTTTTGAAACGCTACAGTTCGGGTGCAAGTGAATACACTTATGACCAACTTGTGGAGTTAGGCGAACATTGCAGTGAAAAAGAACGTTACGCCGTAGAAGCTGAACGAGATTCCGTAAAACTTAAACAAGTTGAGTTTCTGTCTGACAGATTAGGCGAAAGTTTTGAAGGAACAATCAGCGGTGTTACGGAGAATGGTTTATACGTTCAAATAAATGACATATACTGTGAAGGCATGGTACGCGTTAGCGATTTAAATGATGACTATTATGTTTATCATCCCAAAATGCACTGTCTGATTGGAAGATCTAAAGGTAAAAAGTATCGCCTCGGTGATACAATAAATGTAAAAGTTACCAAAACTGATCTCGAAAAAAGACAGATCGACCTTACCCTCAGCGGTAACTAA